The following are encoded together in the Nitrososphaerales archaeon genome:
- a CDS encoding response regulator: protein MKILVAEDEPDIAQIYDIALTRRKHYVQIAKDGEECLKIYRKAMDATELKTGNGSPFDAVVLDYRMPKKDGLQIAKEILVMSPNQRIIFASAYVKDTIAESVRELKRIVELLQKPFELSMIVDTIEDRATYEALEKLNMKMQRMKKPYSQKEMKELLEDLKKVQKPDIWYVIDDIIFA, encoded by the coding sequence ATGAAGATATTAGTGGCTGAAGATGAACCAGATATTGCACAGATATATGATATCGCATTAACTAGGAGGAAACATTACGTTCAGATCGCTAAGGATGGCGAGGAATGTCTAAAAATATATCGCAAAGCTATGGATGCAACAGAATTAAAAACGGGGAACGGTTCCCCTTTTGATGCTGTTGTTCTAGATTATAGGATGCCAAAGAAGGACGGGTTACAGATTGCGAAGGAAATTCTGGTCATGAGTCCCAATCAGAGAATAATATTTGCATCAGCGTATGTAAAGGATACTATTGCAGAATCTGTACGAGAATTGAAACGAATTGTGGAATTGCTGCAGAAACCATTTGAGTTATCAATGATTGTAGATACGATAGAGGATAGAGCTACCTATGAAGCACTCGAGAAATTGAATATGAAGATGCAAAGGATGAAAAAGCCTTATTCTCAGAAGGAAATGAAGGAGTTGCTTGAAGATCTAAAGAAGGTTCAGAAACCTGATATCTGGTATGTGATTGACGACATTATCTTTGCATAG
- the cysC gene encoding adenylyl-sulfate kinase → MFDNQGWGLVIWLTGLPASGKTTHAYKLSETLQKKNLSVEVFDGDELRSWLSPEAGYVREDRERHIKRVAHISQILSRNGVITIVSLVSPYASTRAYARQLIGKFFIEVYLQCSLQTCMNRDTKGLYRNALQGKINNMTGIQDTYEEPNNPEITLNTELYSIEQNSKKMLENLRTFINLKEEVVPNLRTV, encoded by the coding sequence ATGTTTGACAATCAAGGTTGGGGCCTGGTCATTTGGCTAACAGGTCTGCCTGCTTCAGGTAAGACTACACATGCCTACAAATTGTCAGAAACCCTACAGAAAAAGAACCTTAGTGTTGAGGTATTCGATGGAGACGAGCTTAGAAGTTGGCTCAGCCCAGAAGCTGGTTATGTTCGAGAGGATAGAGAAAGGCACATCAAGAGGGTTGCTCATATAAGCCAGATCCTATCTCGTAATGGTGTAATTACCATTGTATCATTAGTTTCTCCGTATGCATCTACTAGGGCATATGCAAGACAGTTAATAGGCAAGTTCTTTATCGAAGTTTATCTACAATGTTCTCTACAAACCTGCATGAATAGGGACACAAAGGGACTATACAGGAACGCTTTACAAGGAAAGATAAACAATATGACTGGAATTCAGGATACCTATGAAGAACCTAATAACCCAGAGATTACCTTGAATACCGAATTATACTCAATCGAACAAAATTCAAAGAAGATGCTAGAGAATTTGAGGACATTCATTAACCTTAAGGAAGAAGTAGTACCAAATTTACGAACTGTCTAA
- a CDS encoding transposase: MERLSTATIQNALLNVSSSLQGFVDRVRSNINRAKSVGFDETGMSINGSKG; encoded by the coding sequence ATGGAAAGGTTATCAACAGCAACGATACAGAATGCCCTGCTCAATGTATCCTCATCACTGCAGGGATTCGTTGATAGGGTTAGAAGCAATATCAATAGAGCTAAGAGCGTTGGTTTCGATGAGACAGGCATGTCAATAAATGGTAGCAAGGGATAG